Proteins from one Larimichthys crocea isolate SSNF chromosome XX, L_crocea_2.0, whole genome shotgun sequence genomic window:
- the cd9b gene encoding CD9 molecule b: protein MTALSSWELCVKYALFIFNFVFWLAGTAVLAVGLWLRFDTRTAGLFEGEDAPTVFFTGVYILIAAGALMMVVGFLGCCGAIKESPCMLGLFFLFLLLIFAVEVAAGIWGLSNKDRVVEDVTEFYKQTYTNYKDTRQEALKETLRLIHFGLNCCGPTGTVIDAARDICPKKEGLEALITTSCPTAIDEMFNNKLHIIGGVGIGIGVIMIFGMIFSMMLCCAIKRSRDYV, encoded by the exons cTGGCGGGTACCGCCGTGCTGGCTGTCGGCCTCTGGCTGCGTTTTGACACCAGGACAGCAGGACTGTTTGAGGGAGAGGACGCGCCCACAGTCTTCTTCACCG gtgTGTACATCCTGATTGCGGCGGGCGCTCTGATGATGGTCGTGGGCTTCCTGGGATGCTGCGGAGCCATTAAAGAGTCGCCGTGCATGCTGGGATTG ttCTTCTTATTCCTGCTCCTCATCTTCGCCGTCGAAGTGGCTGCTGGCATCTGGGGACTCTCCAACAAAGACCGg GTGGTGGAGGACGTCACGGAGTTCTACAAACAGACCTACACCAACTACAAAGACACCAGACAGGAAGCGCTGAAGGAGACGCTGCGCCTCATCCACTTTGGA TTGAACTGTTGCGGCCCGACGGGGACGGTGATCGACGCCGCCCGAGATATTTGCCCCAAGAAGGAGGGACTGGAGGCACTTATCACCACG AGCTGTCCGACCGCCATCGACGAGATgttcaacaacaaactgcacaTCATCGGCGGGGTCGGCATCGGTATCGGTGTCATCATG aTCTTTGGGATGATCTTCAGCATGATGCTCTGCTGTGCCATCAAGAGGTCCAGGGACTACGTCTAA
- the tmem243b gene encoding transmembrane protein 243b — MSADPAMDDFTTRTYGTSGLGLDNRPLFGETSARDRIINLAVGGFTSLVVLVTFICSFVFPSLPPRPLNIFFAVCILLVCGSTIVLIFWYRQGDLEPKFRKLIYYMLVSIVLLCLCANLYFHDVR; from the exons ATGTCTGCCGACCCGGCCATGGACGACTTCACCACCAGGACCTACGGCACCAGCGGCCTGGGCCTGGACAACAGACCTTTGTTCGGGGAGACCTCGGCACGG GATCGAATCATCAACCTGGCAGTGGGGGGATTCACgtctctggttgtttta GTGACCTTCATCTGTTCCTTTGTGTTCCCCTCGCTGCCGCCACGGCCGCTTAACATCTTCTTCGCCGTGTGCATCCTGCTCGTCTGCGGATCCACGATAGTGCTG ATATTCTGGTACCGGCAGGGCGATCTGGAGCCTAAATTCAGGAAACTGATCTACTACATGCTGGTGTCCATCGTGCTGCTGTGTCTATGTGCCAACCTCTACTTCCACGATGTCAGGTAA